A genome region from Mycobacterium florentinum includes the following:
- a CDS encoding ABC transporter permease translates to MTASVVVRPQPSMRAQWWVLTMRFIAPTVRNGELAITIAVSVVFTAGFYIPLHQIMGNVTRGVASSYAQYLMPLIALEAITFAAMSTAFRAATDSVQGVNRRFRSMPIPPFTPVAARISAALYRCVVSLTVALVCGYTIGFRFRGSVVDTVAFCVLVLVFGAVLSFGADLLGTGTRNPEAMAPMLTLPPLIFGLLSVGVQPVEQFPHWVQPFVRNQPISALVDSLHAAAGDVAPFHTSLTWSVLTPTLAWLCGLAAILVPVSAIVLSKRA, encoded by the coding sequence TTGACCGCCTCGGTCGTCGTGCGACCCCAGCCGTCGATGCGTGCCCAGTGGTGGGTGCTCACCATGCGCTTCATCGCGCCCACCGTGCGCAACGGTGAGCTCGCCATCACCATCGCGGTCTCGGTGGTGTTCACGGCCGGCTTCTACATCCCGTTGCACCAGATCATGGGTAACGTCACCAGGGGCGTGGCCAGCAGCTACGCGCAGTACCTGATGCCGTTGATCGCGTTGGAGGCCATCACGTTTGCCGCCATGTCAACGGCGTTTCGGGCGGCGACGGACTCGGTGCAGGGCGTCAACCGCCGGTTCCGGTCCATGCCGATCCCACCGTTTACACCGGTGGCCGCCCGCATCTCGGCCGCGCTGTACCGGTGCGTGGTTTCGTTGACGGTGGCCCTGGTCTGCGGCTACACCATAGGGTTTCGCTTTCGCGGCTCGGTCGTGGACACCGTCGCCTTCTGCGTGTTGGTGCTCGTGTTCGGGGCGGTGCTGTCGTTCGGGGCCGACCTGTTGGGCACCGGAACCCGCAATCCCGAGGCCATGGCACCAATGCTGACCTTGCCGCCGTTGATCTTTGGGCTGCTGTCCGTCGGTGTCCAACCGGTGGAGCAGTTTCCCCATTGGGTCCAGCCCTTCGTGCGCAACCAGCCGATCTCGGCGCTCGTCGACAGCTTGCACGCCGCGGCCGGCGACGTCGCACCGTTTCACACCTCGCTCACCTGGTCGGTGCTGACGCCGACGCTGGCGTGGTTGTGCGGGTTGGCCGCGATCCTGGTCCCGGTATCCGCGATCGTCTTGTCGAAGCGGGCATGA
- a CDS encoding ABC transporter permease has translation MMTLVYEETVPVETEHRVHENSARVLLPQTLVQTRRILTKWSRDITAIIMVTVLPVLFLITMNIVLGHAVTQVAGYDALFNTVPMNVLAAAVNGSAVGAIGLIGERDDGLLRRLWVVPVHRASGVCSRIVAEMVRIVITTGVVLAAGMVLGFRFKQGILPTLVWLGIPVLFGLAFATLITTIAWYASKNFLLEAITLVHLLAILFSTGFLPVDQFPKWIQPVVTHQPISCAIDTMRALALGGPVRSPMIETLLWAAGITAVCIAPTLLGYRRASTRR, from the coding sequence ATGATGACTCTGGTTTACGAGGAGACCGTGCCTGTCGAAACCGAGCACCGCGTGCACGAGAACTCGGCGCGAGTGCTGCTTCCGCAAACCCTGGTGCAGACCCGGCGGATACTCACCAAGTGGTCACGCGACATCACCGCGATCATCATGGTCACGGTGTTGCCCGTTCTTTTCCTGATCACCATGAATATTGTTTTGGGCCATGCGGTTACCCAGGTCGCCGGCTATGACGCGCTGTTCAACACGGTTCCGATGAACGTGCTCGCCGCCGCGGTGAACGGATCGGCGGTCGGTGCGATCGGGCTCATCGGGGAGCGCGACGACGGCCTGCTGCGCCGATTGTGGGTGGTGCCCGTGCACCGTGCGTCGGGCGTCTGCTCGCGGATCGTCGCCGAGATGGTCCGGATCGTCATCACGACAGGCGTCGTTCTGGCCGCCGGGATGGTGCTGGGTTTCCGCTTCAAGCAGGGCATCCTCCCGACCTTGGTATGGCTGGGCATCCCGGTGCTATTCGGACTCGCCTTCGCGACCCTGATCACGACGATTGCCTGGTATGCGTCGAAAAATTTTCTGCTCGAAGCGATTACGCTCGTGCACCTGCTCGCGATCCTGTTCTCGACCGGATTCCTGCCGGTTGACCAGTTTCCGAAGTGGATACAGCCGGTGGTCACGCACCAGCCGATCAGCTGCGCGATCGACACGATGCGCGCACTGGCGCTCGGCGGTCCGGTGCGCTCGCCCATGATCGAGACGCTGCTGTGGGCCGCCGGCATCACCGCGGTATGCATCGCACCAACGCTTCTCGGCTATCGACGGGCCAGCACGCGCAGATAA
- a CDS encoding phthiocerol/phthiodiolone dimycocerosyl transferase family protein translates to MFSGSVIRKLAHSEEVFAANETYFGLKIQIIGDVDIDAMADAFDALLQSHPIWAGHLEQADDGRHQIVAEDVMHPGLWLVDEHTSEAALSSMRLDQSQSLLNLRLEIGSEQSHLTLYAHHALADGHHVFGLFEELLSRYTNVVETGDAGPVVPQPAPESLEALLEARGVAKQERSGLERLFPAAFAYDLPAVEKPVIVSNSDLMQHIPVARIRFTEQETSDLVELGRANLLSLNSLVAAALLLAEWELRNTPHIPIPYFYPVDLRYHLTPPVGATEGTMPLGLASFLAEIGPDTDLVGLAGDIVEAFRADLSEGLIQQSSLHFRLQYEGSLPGLPPFVMCTDVGSIPGLRTPDGFQINDVGAEFHFAAHAPVDLYSCWTFAGQLYIERHSNLPGHEEALKGVHSILCAAPAEDSWMME, encoded by the coding sequence GTGTTTTCCGGATCCGTGATCCGTAAGCTCGCGCACAGCGAGGAAGTGTTCGCGGCCAACGAGACCTATTTCGGGCTGAAAATACAAATCATTGGTGACGTCGATATCGACGCGATGGCGGATGCCTTTGACGCGCTCCTGCAGTCGCACCCCATCTGGGCCGGCCACCTCGAGCAGGCCGACGACGGCCGGCACCAGATTGTCGCCGAAGACGTCATGCACCCGGGGCTGTGGCTGGTCGACGAGCACACATCGGAGGCGGCGCTGTCCAGCATGCGCCTGGATCAGAGCCAATCGCTGCTGAACCTCCGGCTCGAAATCGGTAGCGAACAAAGCCACCTGACCCTGTACGCACACCACGCGCTGGCCGACGGGCACCATGTGTTCGGTCTGTTCGAAGAGCTGCTGTCCCGCTATACCAACGTGGTGGAAACCGGCGATGCCGGCCCGGTGGTCCCACAACCCGCGCCCGAGTCCCTCGAGGCATTGCTCGAAGCGCGCGGGGTGGCCAAGCAGGAGCGTTCGGGGCTCGAACGGCTTTTCCCGGCGGCGTTCGCCTACGACCTGCCTGCCGTCGAGAAGCCAGTCATCGTGTCGAATTCCGATCTGATGCAGCATATTCCGGTGGCCCGGATTCGGTTCACCGAGCAGGAGACATCCGATCTCGTGGAGTTGGGTCGTGCCAATCTGCTCAGCCTCAACTCCCTGGTCGCCGCGGCGCTGCTGCTGGCCGAATGGGAGCTGCGCAACACCCCGCACATCCCGATTCCGTACTTCTATCCGGTCGACCTGCGTTATCACCTCACACCCCCGGTCGGTGCGACCGAAGGCACCATGCCGCTGGGGTTGGCGAGCTTTCTCGCCGAAATCGGGCCCGATACCGATCTCGTCGGGCTGGCCGGCGACATCGTGGAGGCGTTTCGCGCCGACCTGTCCGAGGGCCTGATCCAGCAATCCTCGCTGCACTTCCGGCTGCAATACGAAGGAAGCCTGCCCGGGCTCCCCCCGTTCGTGATGTGCACGGACGTCGGCTCGATTCCCGGCCTGCGCACGCCCGACGGCTTCCAGATCAACGACGTGGGTGCCGAATTCCACTTCGCGGCCCACGCTCCGGTCGATCTCTACAGTTGCTGGACCTTTGCGGGGCAGCTGTACATCGAGCGCCACTCGAACCTGCCGGGCCACGAGGAGGCCCTCAAGGGAGTCCATTCCATACTCTGCGCTGCTCCTGCCGAGGACAGCTGGATGATGGAGTGA
- a CDS encoding saccharopine dehydrogenase family protein translates to MNTEREFDIVLYGATGFSGKLTADYLARSGPQAHIALAGRSAERLRAVRQTLGPTAADWPVIVADASQPSTLSAMAARTRVVLTTVGPYARYGLPLVAACAATGTDYADLTGELMFARNAIDQFHRQAVDTGARIVLSCGFDSIPSDLNVYQLHRRVTEDNAGELADTMLVLRAFRQTGASGGTLASYFDAMRTASIDAQARRLVEDPYTLTTDPGAEPELGPQPDFSWHRGRDVAPELSGFWVGGFFQAPYNDRIVRRSNALQEWTYGRRFRYSETMSLGSSFVAPVAARAVTGALTGGFRVGNRHSKRLPRRLVERMLPKPGAGPSDLSRRRGHFTMETYTTTTTGARYRATYAQNCDAYHATSVMLAQSGLALAVDRDRLSQLRGVLTPAAAMGDALLARLPAAGVSITTTRLA, encoded by the coding sequence GTGAACACCGAACGCGAGTTCGACATCGTCTTGTACGGTGCCACAGGCTTTTCCGGCAAGCTGACCGCCGACTACCTCGCGCGGAGCGGGCCCCAAGCGCACATCGCGCTGGCCGGCCGGTCCGCCGAACGTCTGCGGGCGGTGCGGCAGACCCTGGGTCCGACCGCAGCCGATTGGCCGGTGATCGTTGCCGACGCGTCGCAACCGTCGACACTGAGCGCGATGGCCGCCAGGACCCGGGTGGTGCTGACGACCGTCGGCCCGTATGCGCGATACGGCCTGCCGCTGGTGGCCGCCTGCGCCGCGACCGGAACGGACTACGCCGACCTGACCGGCGAGCTGATGTTCGCCCGCAACGCCATCGACCAATTCCACAGACAAGCCGTCGACACCGGCGCCCGCATCGTGCTGTCGTGCGGATTCGACTCGATCCCTTCGGATCTCAACGTCTACCAGCTGCATCGCCGGGTAACCGAGGACAACGCCGGCGAGCTCGCCGACACGATGCTGGTACTGCGCGCCTTTCGGCAGACCGGGGCCTCCGGCGGCACGCTCGCATCGTATTTCGATGCCATGCGGACCGCGTCCATCGACGCGCAGGCACGCCGACTCGTCGAGGATCCCTACACGCTGACCACCGACCCCGGCGCCGAACCCGAACTTGGCCCGCAACCCGACTTTTCGTGGCATCGGGGACGTGACGTCGCACCCGAACTGTCCGGCTTCTGGGTCGGAGGATTTTTCCAGGCTCCCTACAATGACCGAATTGTTCGGCGCAGCAATGCATTACAGGAATGGACCTACGGCCGGCGGTTCCGCTACTCGGAGACGATGAGTCTGGGAAGCTCGTTCGTGGCGCCGGTCGCCGCCAGGGCGGTGACGGGCGCGCTGACGGGCGGCTTCCGCGTGGGCAATCGGCATTCCAAGCGATTGCCCCGACGGCTGGTGGAGCGGATGCTGCCCAAGCCGGGCGCCGGTCCAAGTGATCTGTCCCGGCGGCGTGGTCACTTCACGATGGAGACATACACCACCACGACGACCGGCGCTCGCTACCGGGCGACCTATGCGCAGAACTGCGACGCGTACCACGCCACGTCGGTGATGCTCGCGCAGAGCGGGCTGGCGCTGGCAGTTGATCGCGATCGGCTGTCCCAGTTGCGGGGGGTGCTCACTCCCGCCGCGGCGATGGGCGACGCACTGCTGGCGCGGCTGCCGGCCGCCGGGGTGTCCATCACAACCACCCGGTTGGCCTGA